From a region of the Thiorhodovibrio winogradskyi genome:
- a CDS encoding GGDEF domain-containing protein → MMSAANQAETPNLTLVASNATPQLKARDSIDGVEFLQAISASLELDHVVRTAMSYLSELVAMRSWEYAFQSAQFEAPLFQLSDGKVDRHRLEYTLGSAGQPMGHLTLTRGRRFSEQEQEKIEGLLGLAAPALRNALRFRELSLQLETDPMTGLGNRRALHTQGERWLADSLRQHRPLTMLALDLDRFKPINDQFGHPEGDRLLCEVARVLRESTRPSDVCVRMGGDEFVVLLPGADLTCAMDCAERIRQTISEIELSVPDAAGVRVSASIGLAMHHEGMTLDQLYNQADNALYAAKHAGSNRVLAGGRSSLAKPELRIAAG, encoded by the coding sequence ATGATGAGCGCAGCTAACCAAGCCGAAACTCCGAACCTCACACTTGTTGCCTCCAATGCCACGCCCCAACTGAAGGCGCGCGACAGTATCGATGGCGTCGAATTCCTGCAGGCCATCAGCGCATCGCTCGAACTCGATCACGTGGTGCGCACCGCCATGAGCTACCTGAGCGAGCTGGTGGCAATGCGCTCTTGGGAGTATGCATTCCAGTCCGCTCAATTCGAGGCGCCGCTGTTTCAGCTGAGCGATGGTAAGGTCGACCGCCATCGGTTGGAATATACCCTTGGCTCCGCCGGTCAGCCCATGGGCCATCTGACCCTGACGCGCGGGCGTCGCTTCTCCGAGCAAGAGCAGGAGAAAATCGAAGGTCTGCTCGGGCTGGCCGCGCCGGCTCTGCGCAATGCGCTGCGCTTTCGCGAACTCAGCCTGCAGCTCGAGACCGACCCAATGACCGGTCTTGGCAACCGGCGTGCGCTCCATACCCAGGGCGAGCGCTGGCTGGCCGATAGCCTGCGCCAGCACCGCCCGCTGACCATGCTTGCGTTGGATCTGGACCGCTTCAAACCGATCAACGACCAGTTTGGTCACCCCGAGGGCGACCGCCTGCTGTGCGAGGTCGCGCGCGTGCTGCGCGAGAGCACCCGTCCCTCGGATGTCTGCGTGCGCATGGGTGGGGATGAATTCGTCGTGCTGCTGCCGGGCGCCGACCTGACCTGCGCCATGGACTGCGCCGAGCGCATTCGCCAGACTATCTCAGAGATAGAGCTGTCAGTCCCGGATGCGGCCGGGGTGCGCGTCAGCGCCAGCATCGGGCTGGCCATGCATCACGAGGGCATGACCCTGGACCAGCTCTACAATCAGGCTGATAACGCCCTCTATGCCGCCAAGCATGCCGGTAGTAACCGAGTGCTGGCCGGAGGTCGCAGTTCCCTGGCCAAACCCGAGCTGCGCATCGCAGCCGGCTAG
- a CDS encoding lytic transglycosylase domain-containing protein, with the protein MTNRIYPPRIGRYAPALFFVSAVLTAPVLADAAAKKVLDGTNMESAAATQTETLPKPPAASSVPSRAELVKLIDRMAAKYGLDSSLVHAIVRAESNYNPHAVSHAGAVGLMQVMPATAADYGVSSTDKLFDPTINAQTGTRHLKRLLGKYSIGKAVMAYNAGEGALERSKGFVTFAETQVYTHRVLTSYLRGKGVEPYSPEAQKLTGIQLTPAMARARATPSSSIQAVNRQVSRLRLRLEPTWVTSPLSKNALDPRLHQTGPKSKPMFVLEPPKVRPRP; encoded by the coding sequence ATGACAAACAGAATCTATCCCCCTCGGATCGGACGTTATGCGCCCGCGCTGTTCTTCGTGTCCGCTGTCTTAACGGCCCCCGTACTGGCGGACGCAGCTGCAAAAAAGGTGCTTGATGGAACAAACATGGAGTCCGCGGCCGCAACTCAGACAGAAACGTTACCAAAGCCACCGGCCGCGTCCTCCGTGCCGAGTCGTGCCGAGTTGGTCAAGCTCATCGACCGCATGGCGGCCAAGTATGGGCTTGATTCATCCTTGGTGCATGCCATTGTGCGGGCAGAGTCCAATTACAACCCCCATGCAGTCTCGCATGCCGGTGCCGTCGGGCTGATGCAGGTCATGCCGGCAACAGCCGCCGATTATGGCGTGAGTTCGACCGATAAGCTGTTTGATCCCACTATCAACGCGCAAACCGGGACTCGTCACCTCAAGCGCTTGCTTGGAAAATACAGTATCGGCAAGGCGGTGATGGCCTACAACGCGGGTGAAGGCGCGCTTGAGCGAAGTAAAGGTTTTGTGACCTTCGCGGAAACACAGGTCTATACCCACCGGGTGCTGACCTCCTACCTGCGCGGAAAAGGTGTTGAGCCCTACTCGCCAGAAGCGCAAAAACTGACAGGTATTCAACTAACGCCTGCCATGGCGCGGGCGCGGGCTACCCCTTCTTCAAGCATCCAAGCGGTGAACCGCCAAGTCTCCCGCCTCAGGTTGCGACTGGAACCGACCTGGGTGACCAGCCCACTGTCAAAAAATGCGCTCGATCCGCGATTGCATCAAACTGGGCCCAAGAGCAAGCCGATGTTCGTGCTCGAACCGCCCAAGGTTCGCCCTAGGCCCTGA
- a CDS encoding osmoprotectant NAGGN system M42 family peptidase yields MKQLPINLEYLQDILLKLLFTPSPAGYTDRVVHLVCEELERLGVSFELTRRGAIRATLKGEMEKPNKAVVAHIDTLGAMVKALKPNGRLELVPVGHWNSRFAEGARCTLFTDIGQHRGSILPLKASGHTFGPEIDNQPGGWQHVEFRIDERVSNLADLLQLGVHVGDFVAIDTQPEITATGFINSRHLDDKAGAAVLLAAVKATVEHNVRLPVNCHPLFTISEEVGSGASAALHKDVAEMLTIDNGTTAPGQNSSEFGATICMADMSGPFDYHLTHRIIQICQEFQIPHQRDIFRYYRSDSAAALEAGNDVRTALVTFGIDASHGYERIHQDALESLAELVAIYMQSPPLYARDRYEMGPRAGFPTVPG; encoded by the coding sequence TTGAAGCAGCTTCCGATCAATCTTGAGTATCTACAGGATATCCTGCTCAAGCTCCTGTTCACGCCTAGTCCCGCGGGTTATACCGACAGAGTGGTCCACCTGGTCTGCGAGGAGCTGGAGCGGCTTGGAGTTTCCTTCGAGCTGACCCGCCGCGGCGCCATTCGCGCCACACTCAAGGGCGAGATGGAAAAGCCCAACAAAGCCGTGGTCGCGCACATCGACACCCTGGGCGCCATGGTCAAGGCGCTCAAGCCAAATGGGCGGCTGGAGTTGGTGCCAGTTGGACACTGGAATTCGCGCTTCGCCGAGGGCGCGCGCTGCACCCTGTTTACCGATATTGGCCAGCATCGTGGTAGCATTTTGCCGTTGAAAGCCTCTGGCCACACTTTTGGTCCGGAAATCGACAACCAGCCTGGTGGCTGGCAGCACGTCGAGTTCCGTATCGACGAGCGAGTATCCAATCTCGCTGATCTGTTGCAGCTTGGTGTGCATGTTGGGGACTTTGTTGCCATCGACACCCAGCCCGAGATTACCGCGACGGGTTTTATCAATTCGCGTCATCTCGACGACAAGGCCGGCGCCGCGGTCTTGCTGGCGGCAGTCAAGGCAACGGTCGAACATAATGTGCGTTTGCCGGTGAACTGCCATCCTCTGTTCACCATTTCGGAGGAAGTCGGCTCGGGTGCCTCCGCCGCTTTGCATAAGGATGTCGCCGAGATGCTCACCATTGACAACGGCACCACGGCACCGGGGCAAAACTCCAGCGAATTTGGCGCCACGATTTGCATGGCCGATATGAGCGGCCCCTTCGACTATCACCTGACCCATCGCATCATTCAAATCTGTCAGGAGTTTCAGATTCCGCACCAGCGCGATATCTTTCGCTACTATCGCTCCGACAGCGCCGCCGCGCTCGAGGCCGGCAACGATGTGCGCACCGCCCTGGTCACCTTCGGCATCGACGCATCGCACGGCTACGAGCGTATCCATCAGGATGCGCTGGAATCCCTGGCCGAGTTGGTCGCCATTTACATGCAGAGTCCACCACTTTATGCACGTGACCGCTACGAGATGGGACCGCGCGCTGGTTTCCCGACAGTGCCGGGTTGA
- the ngg gene encoding N-acetylglutaminylglutamine synthetase, which produces MAIRDRTHHRLARKNAPTLTNWQPKAREREQHAPANDKVVDCGWGRLIFGQTFADLAQLARTLQEERPGKRDVALYLRDPHVVLSFAPQDLFLDPSHTFRLWLERYHYSSRRPKGFMVRLLNSRNDAQAIHRLYCTRRMVPPPPEFIWEKHASRVLHFWVAEDVQDGSILGAVNGVDHVEAFGDRENGASLWALAVDAQAPYPGIGETLVRQVAEFFQARGRSFLDLSVMHDNKQAIRLYEKLGFERVPVFALKNKNAFNEPLFIGRQPVADLNIYAAIIVNEARRRGIGTEVIDAEGGYFALSLGGRRIVCRESLSELTTAVAMSRCDDKAVTHRLLHRVGLRVPGQIKVEALDQAEAFLSKRGSVVVKPTRGEQGAGISVDVRDAAELERAIKRARRISDTVILEEFVSGDDLRIIVIDFEVVAAAIRKPAQVIGTGRHKVAELIHLQSRRRRAATGGESSIPLDDETERCVQQAGYRMDDLLPYGEVLQVRKTANLHTGGTIHDVTAKLHPALIKAAQAAARALDIPVTGLDFIVPSVAGPEYVIIEANERPGLANHEPQPTAERFVDLLFPQTIPREVPV; this is translated from the coding sequence ATGGCGATCAGAGACCGCACCCATCATCGGCTGGCACGCAAGAATGCGCCGACTCTGACCAATTGGCAGCCGAAGGCGCGGGAGCGGGAGCAGCATGCCCCGGCCAACGACAAGGTGGTCGACTGTGGCTGGGGGCGGCTGATTTTTGGCCAAACCTTCGCCGACCTGGCGCAACTGGCCCGAACTCTGCAGGAAGAACGTCCCGGCAAGCGTGATGTGGCGCTTTATTTGCGCGATCCTCATGTGGTGCTGTCCTTCGCGCCCCAGGATTTATTTCTCGACCCCTCCCACACCTTTCGGCTGTGGCTCGAGCGCTACCATTATTCCTCGCGCCGGCCTAAGGGCTTCATGGTGCGCCTGCTTAACAGCCGCAACGATGCCCAGGCCATTCATCGGCTGTATTGCACACGACGTATGGTGCCGCCACCGCCGGAGTTTATCTGGGAGAAGCATGCCTCGCGGGTGCTGCACTTCTGGGTCGCGGAGGACGTGCAGGACGGTTCCATTCTCGGCGCGGTCAACGGCGTCGATCATGTCGAGGCCTTTGGCGACCGCGAAAACGGCGCCAGTCTGTGGGCGCTGGCGGTTGATGCCCAGGCGCCCTATCCCGGTATCGGCGAGACCCTGGTGCGGCAAGTTGCCGAGTTCTTTCAGGCGCGTGGGCGGTCGTTTCTTGATCTCTCGGTGATGCACGACAACAAGCAGGCCATCCGCCTGTATGAAAAACTCGGCTTCGAGCGGGTTCCGGTGTTCGCGCTCAAGAACAAGAATGCCTTCAACGAGCCCTTATTCATCGGTCGCCAGCCGGTGGCGGATCTCAATATCTACGCCGCCATTATCGTCAACGAGGCGCGCCGGCGCGGCATCGGCACCGAGGTGATCGATGCCGAGGGCGGTTATTTCGCGCTCAGCCTTGGCGGGCGGCGCATTGTCTGCCGCGAATCCCTGAGCGAACTCACCACGGCGGTGGCCATGAGTCGCTGCGATGACAAGGCCGTGACCCATCGGCTGCTGCATCGGGTGGGTCTGCGGGTGCCGGGGCAGATCAAGGTTGAGGCGCTTGATCAGGCCGAGGCCTTTTTGTCCAAGCGCGGCAGTGTGGTGGTCAAGCCGACCCGGGGCGAGCAGGGGGCTGGTATCAGCGTGGATGTGCGCGATGCCGCCGAGTTGGAACGGGCCATCAAACGCGCGCGGCGGATTTCCGATACGGTGATTCTGGAAGAGTTCGTTAGCGGCGATGATTTGCGTATCATTGTGATTGATTTCGAGGTGGTGGCCGCCGCCATTCGCAAGCCGGCGCAGGTCATAGGTACGGGACGGCACAAGGTCGCTGAGTTGATTCACTTGCAAAGCCGCCGTCGTCGTGCCGCGACGGGTGGGGAAAGTTCCATACCGCTCGATGATGAGACAGAGCGCTGCGTGCAACAAGCCGGCTATCGCATGGATGACCTCCTACCCTATGGAGAAGTCTTGCAGGTGCGCAAAACGGCGAATCTGCACACTGGTGGCACCATTCATGATGTCACTGCCAAGCTGCATCCGGCGTTGATCAAAGCCGCCCAAGCCGCGGCGCGGGCGCTGGATATTCCAGTGACCGGGCTGGATTTCATCGTCCCCTCGGTGGCCGGGCCCGAGTATGTCATCATTGAGGCCAACGAACGGCCGGGGCTGGCCAATCATGAGCCCCAGCCAACAGCGGAGCGTTTTGTCGATCTGCTGTTCCCGCAAACCATTCCGCGCGAGGTGCCCGTTTGA
- a CDS encoding N-acetylglutaminylglutamine amidotransferase, with the protein MCGLCGEIRFDDKPIDLAALAAINDHMAPRGPDGRGLFQQGALALGHRRLSIIDLSTHAGQPMVDNALGLSVAFNGCIYNYQSLRDELIGKGYRFFSHGDTEVVLKAFHAWGERCVERFHGMFAFAVAERDSGRLTLVRDRLGIKPLYIADIPGGLRFASSLPALLAGGGMDTDLDPVALHYYMHFHSVVPAPHSIVRGVRKLPPASIRVIEPNGRAREHGYWEPRFEALPEDAGRSEQDWQALVLEALRTAVDRRLVADVDVGVLLSGGLDSSLIVGLLAEQGQTGLNTFSVGFETVGSEVGDEFQYSDIIARHYDTKHHKIQVDSKAKLLPNLPGCVRAMAEPMVSHDVIGFYLLSQEVAKHVKVVQSGQGADEVFGGYHWYPPMVGSTDPLGDYARAFRDREHAEYCQAVHPRFHGADHSLEFIRAHFAQPGAEAPVDKALRIDQSIMLVDDPVKRVDNMTMAWGLEARVPFLDHELVELAARVPDALKLADGGKGILKAIGRKVIPPEVIDRPKGYFPVPALKYLRGEVLEMVRGVVTSQRARERGLFQSDYVERLLAAPDEHITPLRGSKLWQVALLNLWLGEHGL; encoded by the coding sequence ATGTGTGGACTTTGCGGAGAAATCCGCTTCGACGACAAACCCATTGATCTCGCTGCCCTGGCGGCGATCAACGACCACATGGCTCCGCGCGGACCGGACGGCCGCGGGCTGTTTCAGCAGGGCGCGCTGGCGCTCGGCCACCGGCGCCTGAGCATTATCGATCTCAGCACCCATGCCGGCCAGCCCATGGTCGACAATGCCCTGGGCCTGAGCGTGGCCTTCAATGGCTGCATCTACAACTACCAGTCCTTGCGCGATGAACTCATTGGCAAGGGCTATCGGTTCTTCTCCCATGGCGACACCGAGGTGGTGCTCAAGGCCTTTCATGCCTGGGGCGAGCGCTGTGTGGAGCGTTTCCATGGCATGTTCGCCTTCGCGGTGGCGGAGCGCGACAGCGGCCGGTTGACGCTGGTGCGTGATCGCCTGGGCATCAAGCCCTTGTATATCGCCGATATACCAGGTGGACTGCGCTTTGCCTCCAGCTTACCGGCGCTACTGGCCGGCGGTGGCATGGATACCGACCTCGACCCGGTCGCGCTGCACTATTACATGCATTTTCATTCCGTGGTGCCGGCGCCGCACAGCATTGTGCGCGGGGTGCGTAAGCTGCCGCCGGCAAGCATCCGCGTGATCGAACCCAACGGGCGCGCGCGCGAGCATGGCTATTGGGAACCACGCTTCGAGGCTCTGCCCGAGGATGCGGGACGCTCCGAGCAGGATTGGCAGGCACTGGTGCTGGAGGCACTGCGCACCGCCGTCGATCGCCGTCTGGTGGCGGATGTGGATGTCGGGGTGCTGCTCTCCGGTGGGCTGGATTCCAGCCTCATCGTTGGCCTGCTGGCCGAGCAGGGGCAGACCGGGCTCAATACCTTCTCGGTCGGCTTCGAGACCGTCGGCAGCGAGGTGGGTGATGAGTTCCAGTATTCGGACATCATCGCCCGGCACTATGACACCAAGCATCACAAGATCCAGGTCGATTCCAAGGCCAAACTGCTGCCCAATCTGCCCGGCTGCGTGCGCGCCATGGCCGAGCCCATGGTCAGCCATGATGTGATCGGCTTTTATCTGCTCTCCCAGGAAGTCGCCAAGCATGTGAAGGTGGTGCAAAGCGGGCAAGGCGCCGATGAGGTCTTTGGCGGCTACCACTGGTATCCACCCATGGTGGGCAGTACTGATCCGCTGGGGGATTACGCGCGCGCCTTCCGCGACCGCGAGCATGCCGAGTACTGCCAGGCAGTGCATCCGCGCTTTCATGGCGCCGATCACAGCCTTGAGTTCATCCGCGCGCACTTTGCCCAGCCGGGCGCCGAGGCACCGGTCGATAAGGCGTTGCGCATCGATCAAAGCATTATGCTGGTGGATGATCCGGTCAAACGTGTCGATAACATGACCATGGCCTGGGGGCTGGAGGCGCGGGTGCCCTTCCTCGACCACGAGCTGGTCGAGCTGGCGGCGCGGGTGCCGGATGCGCTCAAGCTGGCCGACGGGGGCAAGGGCATTCTCAAGGCCATTGGTCGCAAGGTGATTCCCCCGGAGGTGATCGACCGGCCCAAGGGCTATTTCCCAGTGCCGGCGCTCAAATATCTGCGCGGCGAGGTGCTGGAGATGGTGCGCGGGGTGGTGACCTCCCAGCGCGCGCGCGAGCGCGGGCTGTTTCAATCGGACTATGTCGAGCGGCTGCTGGCGGCGCCCGATGAGCACATCACACCTTTGCGCGGCTCCAAGCTGTGGCAGGTCGCCCTGTTGAATTTATGGCTGGGTGAGCACGGCCTTTAG